TATCTGAAGCATATCCTGAATCTGAATTTAATCCTAGTCGAGATGCATTGGATGGTAGTGGTAAGATTGGAATGGCGGATCTAATGGGTCCACTTCGTGGAACTGCTGGATATAATAAACTTAACAAGAGAATCAGTCAAGTGGAGAAAAAATCCATGGCGATTCTTACACCTCTTGCTAAAGTGGATCAGGAGAAGATAGAAAGAATGAATGCTTATAAAATTACAAGGAAGGAAGTTACTAAATGGGAACCCTTAGTAAAGAGGAACAGGGAGGCGCCTACTGTGTTCTTTGGGGAACAAACTGATGTGGGGTTTGCTACTGTAGGAGCAATAGCATCTGAATTTACTCCTAGAACCGAGTTTGAGAAGAAAATGGCTTCAATCGTTCAGGATGATGAGGTTGTGGATGCACACATGAAGGATGGTGCGAGGCTTCTTGAACTCAACATGGTATGTAGCTCACACATCTTCTAACCAAGTGCTGGTAGCTGTAACTTGGTTTACAATTGTCATCAGAACGACTTAATATTTAATCAACGGTACCTGATTTATCTTTAAATGATAATTTCAAGTCGTATTCATACATATAGATTTAGTGTCTGTCATTACTATGTAAGTGCCGTTTGGTGTCTCTTTGCTTTTCTTTCGTTCTTCAGTTTGATTCATGTTGGTCATTTGACCGCGGCTAATCTAATTCCTTGTTTAATTTTTATGTCACTGATCTCCTTTAATGTGTTGTTGTTGTCACGTGGCAGATATCTGTTGAGGATGTGAAAGACCGCCAGAATCACCTTGCAAAAATGCGTAGCCTTCTGTTTCGGCATGAAATGAAGTCAAAACACATTAAAAAGATCAAGTCCAAAACTTATCATCGTCTCAAGAACAAGGACAAATTGAAGACAACATTTTCTGACGAGCAATTGGATCCTGATTCAGCTAAAGAACTTGCATTTAAgcaagagctcaaacgagctgaggTGATTAACACCTCACATTTTTATTCATCACCTTGGTTCCTAAGAGTTGATTCCTAGTTGACCGGGCTTTCTTTTCTTAGTTAACAAACACCTCTTCATTTATATTCTCTCAATTTTTATTGTAGGAACGTATGAcattgaaacacaaaaacagctCCAAGTGGGCAAAACGAGCCATACGGCGTGGTTTGGCTAACCAGGACGAAGGAACTAGAGCTGCTATCTCTAATCAGCTTAATCAACATGCAATTTTGACCAGAAAAATGAAGAGTATGAACGACAGTAGTAGTAGTGATGACAGTAGTGATTTTGATGACGATGACGATCTTGAAGCTGTTGCAAACAATGATGAGCCTTTGAAATTGGTAAACAAGGCAAAAGAGAAAACCCTTAAAATTttagaagatgaggatgaagctCCAAAATCAGGAGTTCTTGACTTACCTTTCATGGTATGCTTTTTATGTGTTAACGTGCTGATATCTGAAGTTTCCGCATACATTCATCTTAGTTGTTTCCTTGTTTGCTTCCCACACTGTCTACATTAGCAAATCATGTGACTGGGATACTATCTGGTACCCCAGTCATCATCTGCGGGACTGAGTCTTACATAAGAGCCAGCAGTGCATTTAAAATGTTTGCCAATCTTAACTTTGATCTTCTAGGTTCGGGGAAATGAAAGGAGAAAAAAGGCAGTTGATGAAGAAGCTAGGCTTGCACTTAAAGAGTATGACTCATCTTTGAGGGAGCTGGAAGAGAATTCGGATGAAGCAGAACGTTCGAAAAAAGCAACGTCAAGTGGTAGACGCGTTTTTGGTTCGGCAGCTAAAAACCAGTCTGACGAAATGAGTAGGAAGATTAAATCAAATAGGGTGGATAGGGATAGAAATAGTGACAGTGAAGATGAATTTGCAACTGAAGATTTTGGTGATGCTGTATCCAGCAGAAATATGGTGGTTTCACAGAAAAATGTTCACATTGATCCTAGCGGTGCAGTTAGTGGAAGGTCCAACCCTGGTCAGGAACCTGTTTTTAAGGTATCAACATTTGACTTAATCACTTTCTTTTATTTGGCCTACTATATTTTGGTGGATGTGAGTTCTTATTTTCTTGCTCATAACAGAGATTTGATGATATTGTTGGAGAGCCTGGCCCGAAGACGACGTATGATGTTGCTATATTTGCATCGAACTCCTTCAAGAAGGTTACTTTTGCTCCATATCAATTATTTTAACTGATGAACCATTCAATATTACTTAATCATTTGTAACTCATATGTGTAGAtgaaaagtgaaaataaaaaatcCAGTACCAATAAAAAGAACTCGAAGGCGGTAGACCCTGCTTTGCCGCTTAAAGAGACCAAGGTTTGGCTTCCGCAGTTATTTAACTtggatttgttttttgtttctcctgttctttgCAGTCTAATTTATTGTTATTTTCATGTAACCTTTGTTTGTCTTGAATTTTTTGAAGGAGGAAGACGAGGATAGTGGTAGTGAGAGTGGAGAAGAGATGGTGGATGGAATTCTTACTTCTGGTACCAAGCCAGAATATAAACTTCCGTCTCAGGCAGACCTTATACGCAATGCTTTTGCTGGTGATGATGTGGAGGAAGAGTTTGAGAAGGAAAAATTAGAAACTCTGAATGAGGAAAATCCTGAACCTGAGAAGCCAACTCTAGTTCCAGGCTGGGGTCAGTGGACTCATATCCAAAAGAAGAAAGGTTTACCTTCTTGGATGGTCGAAGAGCATGTAATTGCACAAAAGAAAAGGGAAGATGCGCTAAAAGAGAGAAAAGATTCGCATCTCAAGCACGTAATTATTTCTGAGAGGCTTGACAAGAAGGTGAGTAATATTACTTATTGTTGACTTATGTCTGGCATGTTTAGTTGTAACTTGCAAGTGATTCTGCATCTGAGTTGTAACTGATGCCTGATATTCTAATCTAAAAGCTATAATGTGCCTGGACAGGCTGAGAAGCTACATACAGCGACAGTGCCATATCCATACACATCCCAAGAACAGTATGAAAGAACTCTCCGTGTGCCTCTTGGACCCGATTTCAACCCAGCCACAAAAGTTGGTGCCCTTATCCGGCCTGATGTAAGTCTCGTGAATAATACTGTATACAGTTAGTGGTCATACAAAATTTTATGTACCGAATTCCGTGTGTTCTCATTCTTTCCTGCTGAATAAATGTTATTAACATAAAGAAAGTGTTGAAACTTTAAAGTCCGTGCAGTAAATCAGAACAAGGAGAACATATAGGAAAGAAAACTTGGAATTTTTCATGTTCCTCTCTGTAGAAATTAGAGCCAGTTGGTTGGATGGATCTTTCACGTCTCACATCTCACATCTCGTCTTTTTCTTCTGATTGATTGGTTCAGGTGGTAAAGGAACCAGGAGTAATTATAAAGCCCATCGAGTATGAAGAAGTGGATCCTCACGGAAAATCAGAGGAGCACAAGGGAAAAGGGAAGACACAACCGAAGAAGAATAAACCTGACAAAGGCAAAAGTGTTCGCAAGACTAAAAAATTAAAGACAAAAACCTTGCAGTAACTATGCCTTCTTTCTATTACCGGTTCAATCATACTCGTTGTCATTGCTTAGAGTAGCTTGAtctttttctttgcttttttaaTCATGAACGTTGTGACTTTTTTTAATCCTAGTTCAATTTTGTTCATCTTAAACTAGGAACCATTTTAATGATATCACTATTTTTGAATAACCTGGTGTGCTGTTTTTTGTCTGAAAGTAAATCAAAAGCTCTTTTATATGAGAGGTATCCTCATTAAATTTCCACACACTGAAATTTTTTGATCTTGTTGTAATTGCTGGTTCTGCTGGTGGTTTGGATGTTGCATTAATTGACTGCTATAATTTGATATAGTTCAGTCAAACATTTATTGTTTAAACTTGTTCTACTCATAATATACAATAGAGGCTTGATAGAACTCAAACCTATTTATCGATAGTGCATCTTTAATGGCTCCTCCTCTGCCTAGAAGGGAGTATGGAAAGGTTTGGAGATTGTTAGGAAATATGCTTTGTTGGAAGGTTGGTAGTGGAGAAAGTTTTCATATATGGAATGATAGATGGGTTCATCTATCCACAGATTCCACACTACTCTAGGTAAGCATTTATTCTGTTCCAATATGAAGTAACCATTTATTCTAACCATTTATTCTGTTCCAATTCCAATATGAAGTAACCATTTATTCTGTTCCAATATGAAGTATGTC
This is a stretch of genomic DNA from Papaver somniferum cultivar HN1 chromosome 1, ASM357369v1, whole genome shotgun sequence. It encodes these proteins:
- the LOC113280807 gene encoding U3 small nucleolar RNA-associated protein 14 homolog A-like isoform X2, with translation MAETKRKRIDNGGKRKPIQSSSGNNKKRRKNKKDEKHSGPRLPNQLRKQIEFLNQNSEPVHSDEDDEEIDSDEEVGGLHINDDLYEYEEVIPEEESKKNRRFDPVDNLEYELPEGFKDENIGSDDDEEDDGEDNDGSRGNEDSELSGGEEDGKHSRLLQRITGMPSEAFDVKKNLTVSEAYPESEFNPSRDALDGSGKIGMADLMGPLRGTAGYNKLNKRISQVEKKSMAILTPLAKVDQEKIERMNAYKITRKEVTKWEPLVKRNREAPTVFFGEQTDVGFATVGAIASEFTPRTEFEKKMASIVQDDEVVDAHMKDGARLLELNMISVEDVKDRQNHLAKMRSLLFRHEMKSKHIKKIKSKTYHRLKNKDKLKTTFSDEQLDPDSAKELAFKQELKRAEERMTLKHKNSSKWAKRAIRRGLANQDEGTRAAISNQLNQHAILTRKMKSMNDSSSSDDSSDFDDDDDLEAVANNDEPLKLVNKAKEKTLKILEDEDEAPKSGVLDLPFMVRGNERRKKAVDEEARLALKEYDSSLRELEENSDEAERSKKATSSGRRVFGSAAKNQSDEMSRKIKSNRVDRDRNSDSEDEFATEDFGDAVSSRNMVVSQKNVHIDPSGAVSGRSNPGQEPVFKRFDDIVGEPGPKTTYDVAIFASNSFKKMKSENKKSSTNKKNSKAVDPALPLKETKEEDEDSGSESGEEMVDGILTSGTKPEYKLPSQADLIRNAFAGDDVEEEFEKEKLETLNEENPEPEKPTLVPGWGQWTHIQKKKGLPSWMVEEHVIAQKKREDALKERKDSHLKHVIISERLDKKAEKLHTATVPYPYTSQEQYERTLRVPLGPDFNPATKVGALIRPDVVKEPGVIIKPIEYEEVDPHGKSEEHKGKGKTQPKKNKPDKGKSVRKTKKLKTKTLQ
- the LOC113280807 gene encoding U3 small nucleolar RNA-associated protein 14 homolog A-like isoform X1, which produces MAETKRKRIDNGGKRKPIQSSSGNNKKRRKNKKDEKHSGPRLPNQLRKQIEFLNQNSEPVHSDEDDEEIDSDEEVGGLHINDDLYEYEEVIPEEESKKNRRFDPVDNLEYELPEGFKDENIGSDDDEEDDGEDNDGSRGNEDSELSGGEEDGKHSRLLQRITGMPSEAFDGKAVKKNLTVSEAYPESEFNPSRDALDGSGKIGMADLMGPLRGTAGYNKLNKRISQVEKKSMAILTPLAKVDQEKIERMNAYKITRKEVTKWEPLVKRNREAPTVFFGEQTDVGFATVGAIASEFTPRTEFEKKMASIVQDDEVVDAHMKDGARLLELNMISVEDVKDRQNHLAKMRSLLFRHEMKSKHIKKIKSKTYHRLKNKDKLKTTFSDEQLDPDSAKELAFKQELKRAEERMTLKHKNSSKWAKRAIRRGLANQDEGTRAAISNQLNQHAILTRKMKSMNDSSSSDDSSDFDDDDDLEAVANNDEPLKLVNKAKEKTLKILEDEDEAPKSGVLDLPFMVRGNERRKKAVDEEARLALKEYDSSLRELEENSDEAERSKKATSSGRRVFGSAAKNQSDEMSRKIKSNRVDRDRNSDSEDEFATEDFGDAVSSRNMVVSQKNVHIDPSGAVSGRSNPGQEPVFKRFDDIVGEPGPKTTYDVAIFASNSFKKMKSENKKSSTNKKNSKAVDPALPLKETKEEDEDSGSESGEEMVDGILTSGTKPEYKLPSQADLIRNAFAGDDVEEEFEKEKLETLNEENPEPEKPTLVPGWGQWTHIQKKKGLPSWMVEEHVIAQKKREDALKERKDSHLKHVIISERLDKKAEKLHTATVPYPYTSQEQYERTLRVPLGPDFNPATKVGALIRPDVVKEPGVIIKPIEYEEVDPHGKSEEHKGKGKTQPKKNKPDKGKSVRKTKKLKTKTLQ